The genomic window tgtggtgcttcttggcactcctcagtctctgttatcaccagtcagcgacagttactgttcagcgggtgttgagaaatgcacccggaatgtacgtcacctgtacgtcgctgaacatttgagtttgatcacgaagCTGTGTACTCGCCTGTGTactcacagaaactcgccaccactcggctttgcgcctctcttggcgcgacttctgctgcgggagttggtgccccgatgtgtctgtccctcgtagaaatgccttgtttcgtatcttggcgggacgtggctgctggcgttgtgctggcggtgctgtgagtggcggctgttggtgtagttgtgtgcagcataccagccactgttttgctggaaggagtcgttgctctgCTGTGTCGGCCtcccgaggtgccgaggtgcgccacgcagcgagttagaggcggatctaacgggctgctggtgaggcctcaaggtaaagttgggaggctgagtgacttggagcggcgcggcgtatctgaaggtgtcgtggccacggtacagctcacgttccttgacgggggcgcggaggttaccaaggttgaaccACACGTgtcttggacaggtggaccgtggcatcttttctttcttcaggatacctttaggagacttcccttcagtagtggtattcatttgtgcacagcgagctgctccaactgtttgctggtgtcgtgtgttgtgtttctttaccgcgtcctttgctgaccctttctgtggcttcactgttctctcctttcgcctgtccagctcaggacgaatgctggagagacggaagccatacctgaagtagtcgtagccacagtacagctcacgatccttgacgaaagtgttcaggttctggaagttaaagcgcacacatttatgagcggtgctggccgtctttcctttcttgaggatccctgtgagatgttgtggctcattgattttgttggctgaatctgttgcttcctctgctactgttttctgagcctctggcagtttgtttactgcttcctttgttggctcttcctgtggctccactgctctctcctttaggcttttcagctcaggacgaatgctggagagggaagccatacttgcagtagtcgtaggcacagtacagctcacgaattttgacgaaagtgttcaggttttggaagttgaacctgatagttttcttgaccggagtttgagatgcatcccgctgtttgaagctgctgataaggggcatcttttccggtgggccggtaacggccttgctcctgctggaaggagcgtccccagccgtgccttggtgctcgga from Eriocheir sinensis breed Jianghai 21 unplaced genomic scaffold, ASM2467909v1 Scaffold886, whole genome shotgun sequence includes these protein-coding regions:
- the LOC126994814 gene encoding uncharacterized protein LOC126994814 — protein: MPLISSFKQRDASQTPVKKTIRFNFQNLNTFVKIRELYCAYDYCKYGFRLSSIRPELDRRKERTVKPQKGSAKDAVKKHNTRHQQTVGAARCAQMNTTTEGKSPKGILKKEKMPRSTCPRHVWFNLGNLRAPVKERELYRGHDTFRYAAPLQVTQPPNFTLRPHQQPVRSASNSLRGAPRHLGRPTQQSNDSFQQNSGWYAAHNYTNSRHSQHRQHNASSHVPPRYETRHFYEGQTHRGTNSRSRSRAKRGAKPSGGEFL